The Corynebacterium marinum DSM 44953 genome contains the following window.
GGTCGCGGGCGACCTGGAGCAGCGAATCGCGGGTGACGCCCGCCAGCAGCGAACCGGACAGCTCGGGAGTGACCACCTTCGCGTCCGCGCCGGAGCCGTACACGAAGAAGAGGTTCATGCCGCCCATCTCCTCGATGTAGGTGTGCTCGATGGCGTCGAGCCACACCACCTGGTCGCAGCCCTTCTCCTCCGCCTGGGCCTGCGCGAGCAGGGAGGCGGCGTAGTTGCCGGCGAACTTCGCCGCGCCGGTACCGCCCGGGGCGGCCCGGACGTAGTCCTCGCTCAGCCAGACGGAGACGGGTTTGACGCCGCCGGTGAAGTAGGCGCCGACAGGCGAGGCGATGACGAAGAAGGTGTACTTGTTCGCCGGGCTCACGCCCAGGGAGACCTCGGTGGAGATCATGAAGGGGCGCAGGTAGAGGCTGGCCTCGCCGCCGGCGGCAGGCACCCAGTCCCGGTCGACGTCGACCAGCAGCCGGACGGCCTCGAGGAAGTCTTCCGTCGGCAGCGGCGGCATGGCCATGCGCTCGGCGGAGCGCTGCATGCGCTCGGCGTTGCGCGTGGGGCGGAAGGTGGCGATGGATCCGTCGGGCTGACGGTACGCCTTGATGCCCTCGAAAATCGCCTGGCCGTAGTGGAACACGGTGGTCGCCGGGTCCATGGGGATGGATTCGTAGGGGCGGACCTGTGCGTCGTGCCACCCCTTCTCCTCGGTCCACTCGATGGTGATCATATGGTCGGTGAAATTCTTGCCGAACCGCGGATTCCGGAGAATCTCCTCGCGCGCCGCATCGGACGTCGGGGTGCTCGTACGGTTCACGGAGAAATTGAGAGACGTCATGCGGACAACGGTACACCGGCGCCATTCTGGTGCCATCTATAAGCTGGGGGCATCTGAAACACAATCTCAGGAGGTATTTCTCATGGCGAACCCCACGTTCACCCTTCCCGCACGCGGTGCCACCCCGGAGCTGAAACTGTCGAAGAAGGCACCGAAGTCCACCGACGCGATCCTGGTTCCGGTGCTGCTCGGCGAGGAGGGCCCGGAGCTCCCGGCCTCCCCGCTGCTTGACGACGCCGCGCTGCGCGCCGTCCTCACCTCCCTCACCGCCGTCGGCGCCACCGGCAAGGCCGGCGAGGTCACCCGCGTGCCCGCCCCGGAAGGCGCGGCCGGCACCTCGGTGATTGCGGTCGGGCTGGGCGACCCGGAGGAGCTGACCGACGAAACCGTCCGCCGCGCCGCCGGCTGCGCCGCCCGCTCGCTCACCGGCCTGAAAACCGTCTCCACCTCCCTGGGGGTGTTCGGGTTGGCGGCCGCCGTCGAGGGCATCGCGCTCGGCGCCTACAACTACCGCGGGATCCGCGGCGGGGCCGAGGACAACGGCACCCCGGTGGGCAAGGTCGTCTTCGTGGGCGACACGAAGGTCGACGCCGACGCCTTCGAGACCGCCCGCGTCACCGCAGAGGCCGTCATCCTCGCCCGTGACCTGGTGAACACCCCCTCCTCCCACCTCTACCCCGAGTCCTACGCCGGCATCATCGCCGCCGAGGCGGAGGCCTCCGGCCTGGAGGTCGAGGTGCTCGCCGAGAAGGCCCTGGCCAAGCAGGGCTACGGCGGCATCCTCGCTGTCGGGCAGGGTTCCTCCCGCGGACCGCGCCTGGTCCGCCTGACCTGGACCCCGAAGAAGTCGAAGAAGACCGTCGCGCTGGTGGGCAAGGGCATCACCTTCGACACCGGCGGCATCTCCATCAAGCCGGCCGCCAATATGGAGAACATGATCTCCGACATGGGCGGTTCCGCAGCCGTGGCGGCCACGATCATCGCCGCCGCGAAACTCGACCTTCCGGTGAAGATCACCGCCACCCTGCCGCTGGCGGAGAACATGCCCGACGGCCTCGCCCTGCGCCCCGGCGACGTGATCACCCACTACGGCGGCGTCACCTCCGAGATCATCAACACCGACGCCGAGGGCCGGCTCGTGCTCGCCGACGCCCTGGTCCGCGCCTCCGAGGACAAGCCCGACTACCTCATCGACACCGCCACCCTCACCGGCGCCCAGATGGTCGCCCTCGGCGTGCGCACCGCCGGCGTCCTGGGTTCCGAGGAACTGCGCGACCGCATCGCCGCCACCGGCCGCGACGTCGGCGAGCCCGCCTGGGCCATGCCGATGCTGGAGGAGCAGGAGGAAGAGCTGAAATCCCCCGTCGCCGACATCCGCAACGCCCACCCCAACCGCTGGGGCGGCATGGAGTTCGCGGCGCTGTACCTCTCGCGTTTCGTCGGCGAGGGCATCGAGTGGGCCCACGTCGACATCGCCGGCCCCTCCTACAACACCTCCGGGGTCCACGGTTACACCCCGAAGCGCGCCACCGGCGTGCCGGTCCGGACCTTCCTGGCGCTGCTCGCCGAGGTTGCCCAGGAGGACTAGCGGACCGGGCGAGGGCCCCGGCCTCTTCTAGTCCGGGAGCTCGCCCCGCTCGAAAGCCGCGCGGCGCCGACGCTGCTCCTCGCGCTTGCGCAGGAGACGGTCCCGTTCGATGCGTTCGCGCATCCGTTGGGGGTAACCGGTCTCCTCGACGTCGTAGACGGGGACGCGGAGCAGTTTCGCCACGTCGTCGATACCCTTCGGCCCACCGATGCGCCGCCTGGTGAACCCGCCGTTCTCGTCGACCAGCACCACCGACATCTCGTTGACCACCGTCTCCGGCTCGATAAACGCCTCCACGAAGGCGCGGCCCCGGACCCACTCACGGAGGTGGTCGGCGTCCTCCGGGCGGATAGTGCCGCCGGGTGCGCGGGGAGGGCGTAGACCCGACTTGGGCTTCTTGCGGCCGAATAGGTTGAACACGCTTTACTATTGTAGGAGCAGTGCGACTCCGTACGGGATACTCGGTGTCAACGCACCGGACAAACCCGGTACGCTTGGGTCTATTAGCTATCGACATACTTACGACTTTCGAGGAGTCAGAATAAACATGGCGTTCTCCGTAGAGATGCCCGAACTGGGCGAATCCGTCACCGAAGGCACCATCACCCAGTGGCTGAAGCAGGTCGGCGACCGCGTCGAGGTCGACGAGCCGCTGCTCGAGGTCTCCACCGACAAGGTCGACACCGAGATCCCCTCCCCCGTCGCCGGCGTGCTGCTGGAGATCCGTGCGGAGGAGGACGACACCGTCGACGTCGGCGCTGTGATCGCAGTCGTCGGCGAGGAGGGTGACGCCCCGGCCGAGGACTCCGGCGAGGCTGAAGCTGAGGCCGCCGAGGAGGCTGAAGCACCGGCTGAAGAGCCGGAGGAGGAACCTGAAGCTGCTCCGAAGGCCGCTCCGAAGGCTGCTTCGGGCAAGGCTACCGACGTGGAGATGCCGGAGCTGGGCGAGTCCGTCACCGAGGGCACCATCACCCAGTGGCTGAAGTCCGTCGGCGACACCGTCGAGGTCGACGAGCCGCTGCTCGAGGTCTCCACCGACAAGGTCGACACCGAGATCCCCTCCCCCGTGTCCGGCACCCTGCTGGAGATCCTCGCCGAAGAAGACGACACCGTCGACGTCGGCGCCGTGATCGCACGCGTCGGTGACGCCGACGCCGCGGCAGACGAGGCCGGGGAAGACGAAGCCGAGGACGTCCCCTCGGAGGAGGCCATCGAAGAGGCCGAGTCCAAGGACGAGAACGAGACCGTCGAAGAGGCCGCACCGGCCGCCGGGTCCGACGACTCCGGCGCCGAGGGCGAGTCCACCGACGTGGAGATGCCGGAGCTGGGCGAGTCCGTCACCGAGGGCACCATCACCCAGTGGCTGAAGTCCGTCGGCGACACCGTCGAGGTCGACGAGCCGCTGCTCGAGGTCTCCACCGACAAGGTCGACACCGAGATCCCCTCCCCCGTGTCCGGCACCCTGCTGGAGATCCTCGCCGAAGAAGACGACACCGTCGACGTCGGCGCCGTGATCGCACGCGTCGGTTCCGGCGCCGCCAAGAAGGCTGAGCCGAAGAAGGAAGCTCCGAAGGCCGAGGAGAAAAAGCCCGAGCCGAAGAAGGAAGCTCCCAAGGCCGAGGAGAAAAAGCCCGAGCCGAAGAAGCCCGAGCCGAAGAAGGAAGCTCCCAAGGCTGAGGAGAAGAAGCCCGAGCCGAAGAAGGTCAACAACGACAACGTCCCCTACGTCACCCCGCTGGTGCGCAAGCTCGCCGACAAGCACGGCATCGACCTGAGCACCGTCGAGGGCACCGGCGTCGGCGGCCGCATCCGCAAGCAGGATGTCCTGGCCGCGGCCGAGGGTGGCGCTGCCGCTGCACCGGCCGCCGCAGAGAAGGGCGAGCGGGCGAACTGGTCCACCAAGTCCGTGGATCCGGAGAAGGCCGAGCTGATCGGTACCACCCAGAAGGTCAACCGCATCCGCGAGATCACCGCCGCCAAGATGGTCGAGTCGCTGCAGACCACCGCACAGCTGACCCATGTCCAGGAAGTTGACATGACCCGCATCGCGGAGCTGCGCAAGGAGGTCAAGCAGGCGTTCGTGGAGAAGCACGGCTCCAACCCGACCTACCTGGTCTTCATCGTCAAGGCGGTCGCCGAGGCGCTGGTCTCCCACCCGAACGTCAACGCTTCCTACAACGCGGAGACCAAGGAGATGACCTTCCACGCGGACGTCAACATCGGCATCGCCGTGGACACCCCGCAGGGCCTGCTGGTCCCGGTCATCAAGAAGGCCCAGGAGAAGACCCTGCCGGAGATCGCCGCCGCGATCGTCGACCTGGCGGAGCGCGCGCGCAACCGTAAGCTGCGCCCGGACGACCTCTCCGGCGGCACCTTCACGGTGACCAACATCGGTTCCGAGGGCGCCCTGCTGGACACCCCGGTGCTCACCCCGCCGCAGGCCGGCATCCTGGGCACCGCGGCCATCGAGAAGCGTCCGGTCGTCGTCACCGACGACGGCGTCGACTCGATCGCCATCCGCCAGATGTGCTACCTGCCGTTCACCTACGACCACCAGGTCGTCGACGGCGCCGACGCGGGTCGTTTCATCACCACCGTCAAGGATCGCCTGGAGACCGCGGACTTCCAGTCCGACCTGGGTCTCTAGCCCTCCCCGCGGTGAGCTGACCGCCGTCCGACCATCCTGGTCGGGCGGCGGTTCTGCGTTCCCCGCCCCCGGTGGCTTCTTCCGGCCATATAATCGGGGGACCTGCCCCCGCACCGAGGAGTCGCTTCCGCATGGCACTGACTGACATCACCGATCCCGCGTCCTACCTGGCACGGCACACCGGCCCTGATTCTGCGGAGGAGCAGGTGATGCTGAAGACCGTCGGTTACTCCTCGCTCGACGAGCTCGTCGACGCGGTGCTGCCCGCCGACATCCGCGTCACCGCCCCGCCGCAGACCGGCGCACCCCTGTCGGAGACCGCCGCGCAGGCGCGCCTGCGCGAGTACGCCGAACAGAACGTGGTGCTCAAGGCGTTCTACGGCCAGGGTTTCTCCGACACGATCACCCCGCCCGTCATCCGGCGCGGCGTGGTGGAGGACGCCGGCTGGTACACGGCCTACACCCCGTACCAGCCGGAGATCTCCCAGGGCCGGCTCGAGGCACTGCTGACGTTCCAGACGATGGTCGAGGAACTGACGGGGCTGCCCATCGCGAACGCCTCGCTGCTGGACGAGGCCTCGGCCGTGGCGGAGGCCGTCGGCCTGATGGCCCGCGCGAAGAAGAAGGGGCGCCGGGTGCTGCTGGACGCCCGCCTGCACCCGCAGGTCCTGGGTGTGGCCGCCGAGCGTGCCCGCGCCATCGACCTGGAGGTGGAGATCACCGACCTGTCCACGGAACTGGTCGGCGAGGACCTGTGCGGCGTCGTCATCGCGTACCCGGGCACGGACGGCGGGCTGAGCAACCCGGCGCGGATCATCGCGGCGATCCATGACCGGGGTGGTCTGGCCACGGTGGTCACCGACCCCCTGTCGCTGCTGCTGCTGGAGTCCCCCGGTGAGCTGGGCGCCGACATCGCGGTGGGCAACTCCCAGCGCTTCGGCGTGCCGATGTTCTACGGCGGCCCGCACGCCGCGTACATGGCCGTCACCGACGCCCTGAAGCGTCAGCTGCCCGGCCGCCTGGTCGGGGTGTCGGTCGACGCGGAGGGGGCGCCCGCGTACCGGCTGGCGCTGCAGACCCGCGAGCAGCACATCCGTCGTGAGCGTGCGACCTCGAACATCTGCACCGCGCAGGCGCTGCTGGCGGTGACTGCGGCGATGTACGCGGTCTACCACGGGCCCGCGGGGCTCAAGGCCATCGCGGAGCGCGTGCACGGCCTGGCCGCCTCCTTCGCCGCCACGGTGCGGGCGGGCGGGGCAGAGGTGCTCCACGACGCCTTCTTCGACACCGTCGCCGTGAAGGTGCCGGGCGGGGCGCAGGGGGTCGTCGACAAGCTCGCGGAGGCGGGATACCTGGTGCGCGCCATCAACGGCGACACGGTGGGCGTCTCCTTCGGCGAGTCGGCGACGGAGGGGGACGTCGAGAAGCTCGCGTCCGCTTTCGGCGACGGGCAGGTGCAGGAGGGGGCGACGGCGATCCCCGGGGACCTGGCGCGCACGACCCCGACGCTGACGCACGAGATCTTCCACACCATGCACTCCGAGACCCAGATGATGCGCTACCTGCGCACCCTGGGCGACAAGGATCTGGCGCTGGACCGCACGATGATTCCGCTGGGTTCGTGCACGATGAAGCTCAACCCGACGGCGGGCATGGAGACGATCACGTGGCCGGAGTTCGCGAACATCCACCCCTACGCGCCCGATGAGCAGGCCCGGGGTTGGATCGCGCTCATCGAGGAACTCGAGGGGTGGCTCGCCGAGCTGACCGGCTACGCGAAGGTGTCCGTGCAGCCGAACGCCGGCTCCCAGGGCGAGCTCGCGGGCCTGCTGGCCATCCGCCGCTACCACGTGGCCAACGGCGACATGGAACGCGACATCTGCCTGGTCCCGGCCTCGGCGCACGGCACGAACGCTGCGTCGGCGACGCTGGCGAACCTCCGCGTGGTGGTGGTCGCCACCGCCGGGGACGGTTCCATCGACCTCGCCGACCTGGACGCGAAGCTGGCGCAGCACGGGCGCAACGTCGCGGCGATCATGATCACCTACCCCTCCACCCACGGCGTGTTCGAGGAGACGGTGCGCGAGGTGTGCGGCAAGGTCCACGACGTCGGCGGGCAGGTCTACATCGACGGCGCAAACATGAACGCGTTGACCGGCCTCGCCCAGCCGGGCCGGTTCGGCGGCGACGTCTCGCACCTCAACCTGCACAAGACCTTCACCATCCCGCACGGCGGCGGCGGGCCGGGCGTCGGCCCCGTGGCGGTGGCGGAACACCTCATTCCCTTCCTGCCGACCGACCCTGCTCTCGCGGACGCCACCCGGCCGGTCGACGAAGGCGCGGGCGTGCCCATCTCCTCCACGAAGTACGGCTCCGCCGGCGTGCTGCCGATCTCCTGGTCCTACATCGCGATGATGGGGTCGGAGGGTCTCGCGCGCGCCACGGCGAGCGCCGTCCTCGGGGCGAACTACCTCGCCCGCGAGCTGCAGGAGTCCTTCCCGGTGCTCTACACCGGCAAGAACGGCCTGGTCGCCCACGAGTGCATCTTCGACCTGCGGGACCTGACGGAGCAGTCCGGGGTCACCGCCGCGGACGTGGCCAAGCGCCTCATCGACTACGGCTTCCACGCCCCCACCCTGTCCTTCCCCGTCTCGGGCACCCTCATGGTCGAGCCCACCGAGTCGGAGGATCTGGCCGAACTGGACCGCTTCATCGAGGCGATGCGGGCCATCCGGGCCGAGATCCAGGAGATCATCGACGGCCGCGTCGCCTACGGGGATTCCGTCCTGCGCCACGCCCCCTACACCGCGTGGAGCGTTTCCCGCGGGGAGTGGGACCACGCCTTCACCCGGGAACAGGCCGCGTGGCCGGTCCCGGGCCTGCGGCGGGTGAAGTACTTCCCGCCGGTGCGTCGCCTCGACGAGGCCTACGGCGACCGCAACCTGGTGTGCTCCTGCCCGCCGCCGGAGGCCTTCGACCTCGCCCACCGCTCCGATTCCGACGCCACCGAGGAGAACTGACCGTGTCCGACTTTCGACGAAGCCCCCTGCACGACCGCCACGAGGCGCTGGGCGCCGCGTTCACCCCCTTCGGGCCCTGGGAGATGCCGCTCAAGTACGGCAACGAGCTCGACGAGCACCGCGCCGTGCGCACCGCGGCGGGTCTTTTCGACCTGTCCCACATGGGCGAGATCCGGGTGACCGGGCCGGACGCTGCCGCGTACCTGGACCACACATTCATCTCCACCCTGTCGACCATGCCGCAGCACAAGGCGAAGTACACCATGCTCGTGGACGAGGACGGCGGCATCCTCGACGACCTCATCATCTACCGCCTGGGCGAGGCCGAATTCCTGGTCGTCCCGAACGCCGGGAACACGGACGTGGTGTGGGGTGCCATGCAGGCCCGCGCGGAAGGCCGCGACGTGACCCTGGCCAACGAATCCCTGGACTCCGCCCTCGTCGCCGTCCAGGGCCCGCGGGCGGAGGAGATCCTCCTGTCCGTGGTGTCCGATCAGGACCGCGCGACGGTCGCCGACATGAAGTACTACACCTGCGCCCCCGTCGACGTCCTCGGCGAGGAGGTCCTCTGCGCCCGCACCGGATACACCGGCGAGGACGGCTTCGAGCTGATCACCTCCAACGCCCACGCCCCCGCAGTCTGGGACGCCCTCCTGGAAGCCGGGCGGGGGCACGGGATCCAGCCGGCCGGCCTGGCCGCCCGCGACTCCCTGCGCCTGGAGGCCGGGATGCCCCTGTACGGCAACGAGCTCACCCGCGACATCACACCCGTCGAGGCGGGCATGTCCGCGGTGATCCAGAAGAAGGCGGTCCCCTTCGTGGGCGGCGCGGCCCTCGTCGACCGCGAGCCGTCGGAGTACATCATCGGCATGCGCGGGCTGGGCCGCCGGGCCGCGCGCTCCGGCGCGGAGGTCTACCTGGACGACGAGCTCATCGGGCACGTCACCTCCGGGCAGCCCTCCCCCACCCTCGGTTACCCGATCGCCCTGGCTCTGCTGCGCACCGACGTCACCGGGGAGGGTGTGGAACTCCAGGTGGACATCCGCGGCAAGCGGCATCCCTTCGAGATCGTCGCAACCCCCTTCTACAAGCGCCCCCAGCGCTAGAATCACCCACTGACACACCCTCTACCGGAAGGCCCGATCATCATGTCTGCCCTGCCCGAGAACTACTCCTACTCCGAGGACCACGAGTGGATCGACTCCGCCCCCGAGGCCGCCGCCGGCACCACCGTGAAGGTGGGCATCACCTCCGTGGCCACCGAGCGCCTCGGTGAGGTCGTCTTCGCCGAGCTGCCCGAGGTCGGCGACACCGTCACCGCCGGAGAGCCCTGCGGCGAGGTGGAGTCCACGAAGTCGGTCTCAGACCTCTACGCCCCGGTCACCGGCACCGTCACCGAGGTCAACGACGCGATCCACGACGACTACGCCGTGGTCAACTCCGACCCCTTCGGCGCGGGCTGGCTCTTCGCCGTGGAGGTCGACGAGGTGGGCCCCCTCATGACGGCCGCGGAGTACGCCGCCGCCAACGGCATCTGACGTGCCGGCCGGGGTACCCTGTACCCCATTATGAGTGCACCGCGTGAGCCCTTCTTCCCCGCCGACCGTTCGATCCGCGCCGATGAGGCCCCCCTGGAGATCCGTCACCTGGGTCTGGTGGACTACCAGCAGGCCTGGGATCTGCAGGCGGAACTAGCCGCGCGGCGCGCAGCGGACGAGATCGGCGATCAGGTGCTCGTCCTGGAGCACCCGAGCGTCTACACCGCGGGCAAACGCACCCAGCCGGAGGACCGCCCCACCAACGGCCAGCCCGTCGTGGACGTGGACCGCGGCGGGCGCATCACCTGGCACGGGGAGGGCCAGCTGGTGGCCTACCCCATCATCAAACTGGCCGACCCCGTCGACGTGGTCGACTACGTCCGCCGCCTCGAGGAGGCGTTGATCGAGACGGTGCGCAACGTCGGGGTCGATGAGGCGGGGCGTATTAACGGCCGCTCCGGCGTCTGGGTCCCCGCCTCCGGCACCCGCCGCGACCGCAAGCTGGCAGCCCTGGGCATCCGCATCACGCGCGGCGTGACCATGCACGGCCTGGCACTGAACTGCAGCAACACCCTCGAGTTCTACGAACACATCGTGGCCTGCGGCATCGACGACGCCGACGTGTCCACCCTCAGCCTCGAGCTGGACCGCGAGGTCACCGTCGAGGAGATGACGACGCCGCTTATCGACGCCCTCGACGCCGCCCTCGCCGGCCGGCTCAAGGTCGCCGACCACACTTTCGCGGAGGCGCCGGACCCGACGAAGGGTCTGCCGCGGGTGCCACGCCAGGGCTGACCTGGACTTTCCCGCCTATCAACAAAAAGAGTAGGGTGAGGGCGTGACTATCGCACCTGAAGGACGCAAGCTGCTGCGGGTGGAGAAACGCAACGCGCAGACCCCCATCGAGACCAAGCCGCGGTGGATCCGCAACGCGGTGAAGACAGGCCCCGAGTACGAGGACATGAAGAAGAAGGTGGCCGGCGCTTCGCTGCACACCGTCTGCCAGGAGGCCGGCTGCCCCAACATCCACGAATGCTGGGAATCCCGTGAGGCCACGTTCCTCATCGGCGGAGCGAACTGCTCCCGCCGATGCGACTTCTGCCAGATCAACTCCGCGAAGCCCGACCCCCTCGACCGGGACGAGCCGCGCCGCGTGGCCGAGTCCGTCCGGGAGATGAATCTGAACTACTCCACCATCACCGGCGTGACCCGTGACGACCTCGAGGACGAGGGCGCCTGGCTCTACGCCGAGGTCGTCCGCCAGATCCACGAGCTCAACCCGAACACCGGCGTGGAGAACCTGGTCCCCGACTTCTCCGGCCGGCCGGAGCTTCTGGCCGAGGTCTTCGAGTCCCGCCCGGAGGTCTTCGCCCACAACGTGGAGACCGTGCCGCGCATCTTCAAGCGCATCCGCCCGGCCTTCCGTTACGAGCGTTCCCTCGACGTGATCCGCCAGGCCCGCGACTTCGGGCTGATCACCAAGTCGAACCTCATCCTGGGCATGGGCGAGACCCCGGAGGAGATCCGTGAGTCGCTCACCGACCTGCACTCCGCGGGCTGCGACATCATCACCATCACCCAGTACCTGCGCCCCGGCCCGATGTACCACCCGATCGACCGGTGGGTGAAACCGGAGGAGTTCGTCGAGCACAAGGAGTTCGCCGAGGAGCTCGGTTTCGGCGCAGTCATGTCCGGCCCGCTGGTGCGCTCCTCTTACCGTGCCGGCCGCCTCTACTCGGAGGCCATGGCCGCCCGCGGCCTGACCGTCCCGGAGAACCTCAAGCACCTGGCCGAGACGTCCCAGGGCAGCACCGACCAGGAGGCCACGACCCTGCTGGCCAAGTACGGCCCCTCCCAGGACACACCGGTCACCTCACGTTAGGCGCATGTCACCGGCTGGCCTAAAGTAGAGGCCATGGCAGACGACAAGCAGAAGGCGGCCGCCAAGGCCGCGAAGTCCGAGGAGAGGGCCGCAAAGCGGGCCAAGCGCAAGCAGACGTGGAGCCAGTTCTGGCAGGCCTTCAACTTGCAGCGCAAGCAGGACAAGAAGCTCCTGCCGCTGATGATCCTGTCGATCGTCGGCGTGGCCGCGCTCTTCTTCCTCATCGGTCTGATCTGGGGCGGGCAGTGGTACATGCTCCCCCTGGGCATCGGCCTGGGCATCGTCCTGGCGATGTACATCTTCTCCCGCCGGCTCGAGACCTCGATGTACGACCGCGTCGGTGACCAGCCCGGAGCCGCCGGCTGGGCGCTCGACAACCTGCGTAACACCGTCGGCATCGTGTGGCACTCCAAGCAGGGCGTGGCCATGAACCGCTCGCTGAGCGCCATCGTCCACCGCGTGGTGGGCAACCCGGGTGTGGTCCTCGTCGCCGAGGGCAGCCCGACGGCAGCCAAGGAGCTGGTGAACCAGCAGAAGCGCCGCCTCGACCGCCTGGCGGGCGACGTGCCGGTCTACGAGGTCTACGTCGGCGACGGCGAGGGCCAGGTTCCCCTGAAGAACCTGCAGCGCGAGCTGCTCAAGCTGCCCCGCAACTACAAGAAGAACGAGGTCTACGCGGTCAACGCCCGGATCGAGTCGGTGGACTCCATCGGTTCCTCCGCCCCGGGCGCCGGCCTTCCGAAGGGCCCCATGCCGAAGGGCGGGAACCTTTCGGGCATGAACCGCCGGATGCGCCGCGCCAGCGAGCGCCGCTCGAAGTAGCGGCCTCCCCGCCTGCCAGTCCCCGCGATCCCGCGCACCTTCCCCGAGGTGCGCGGGATTTCGTGCTTCTACGGCTGCCCGGGGGGCGCGTCTGGCACGATGATCAGGTGACCATCTTCGTGGAGAATCCCCTACTCGCCCTGCTGCTCATCATGGCGGTGGGTCTGTTCATCGGCCGGATCAGGGTGTTCGGCTTCCAGCTCGGGGTCGCCGCGGTCCTCTTCGTCGGCCTGGTGATGGCCGCCGTCGAGCCGGCGATCCAGATCCCCCCGCTCATCTACGTCGTGGGCCTGTCCCTGTTCGTCTACACGATCGGCCTGGAGTCCGGGCACGACTTCTTCGCCACCTTCCGGAGCAAGGGCCTGCGCAACAACGCCCTGGCGGTCGGCATCTTCCTCGCCGTCACCGCCGCCGCCTTCGGGCTGGTCAAGCTCTTCGACATCGGCGCCGTCACCGGCGCGGGGCTGTTCACCGGAGCGTTGACCAACACCCCGGCGATGGCCGCGGTCGTGGATGCGCTGCCCTCGCTGATCACGGACGCCGGGGAACTGCGCACGGCGGAGTCCCTGCCGCTGGTCGCCTACTCCCTGACGTACCCGTTGGGCGTGATCATCGTCATCCTGGCGATCGCCGTGACGGCCAAGGCCTTCAAGGTCGACCACCGGCAGGAGGCCATCGACCACGGGGTGGCCGTGCATGAGCTCTACACCCGGCGCATCCTGGTCCGACGGGAGGACCTGGGCGCGATCGTCGAGCTGCCGGAGGACCTGGGCCTGGAGGTCATCGTGTCCCGCCTGGAGCGCGAAGGCACGCAGCGCCTGCCGGGCCGCAGCGCGTGGGCGAAGAAGGGCGACGTCCTGTCGGTGGTGGGCACCGCCGAGGAGCTCGACCGGGCGGCTGAGCTCATCGGCGAGGCGCTGCCCGGCGAACCCGCCCACGGCCACGACCTGGACTACCGGCGCATCTTCGTCTCCAACGAGGACCTCGTGGGCATCCCCCTGTCGCGGCTGCGCCCCCAGCTCTCCGGGCTGCTGATCACCCG
Protein-coding sequences here:
- a CDS encoding aspartate:alanine exchanger family transporter, which encodes MTIFVENPLLALLLIMAVGLFIGRIRVFGFQLGVAAVLFVGLVMAAVEPAIQIPPLIYVVGLSLFVYTIGLESGHDFFATFRSKGLRNNALAVGIFLAVTAAAFGLVKLFDIGAVTGAGLFTGALTNTPAMAAVVDALPSLITDAGELRTAESLPLVAYSLTYPLGVIIVILAIAVTAKAFKVDHRQEAIDHGVAVHELYTRRILVRREDLGAIVELPEDLGLEVIVSRLEREGTQRLPGRSAWAKKGDVLSVVGTAEELDRAAELIGEALPGEPAHGHDLDYRRIFVSNEDLVGIPLSRLRPQLSGLLITRVRRGDHDMVATPETILQLGDRVRVVAAHDRMGKVTRLFGDSYRRLSDVNLLPLVAGLTIGVAVGLIALPLPGGATLKLGSAGGPLVVALILGALGRTGRIVWQVPYGANLALRQIGITLFLAAIGTTAGAGFRAALSDPTSLTIIGVGALVTLLISVLVLVVGHKVMHLSFGETAGILAGMQTHPAVLSYVNDVTRNDLPGQGYTSVYPVSMVAKILLAQVLLFLLI